A window of Perognathus longimembris pacificus isolate PPM17 chromosome 6, ASM2315922v1, whole genome shotgun sequence contains these coding sequences:
- the Adig gene encoding adipogenin translates to MKYPLVPLVNDLTFSFLVFWLCLPMVLLLSLVIIWLHVLLSQDSKENDSDTDFTWESWGKGLAEFCQEGLLHDQEEERLCQ, encoded by the exons ATGAAGTACCCGCTGGTCCCGCTGGTGAACGACCTCACATTTTCATTCCTGGTtttctggctctgcctgcccatgGTTTTGCTGCTGTCCTTGGTGATCATCTGGCTACACGTCTTACTTAGCCAAG ATTCAAAGGAAAATGACTCAGATACAGACTTCACTTGGGAATCTTGGGGCAAAGGCTTGGCCGAGTTTTGCCAAGAGGGGCTACTCCATGACCAAGAGGAGGAAAGACTCTGCCAGTGA